GGGCTCCATGCAGAAGACTTCGCCCATGTCACTGTCCCTCCAGAACCTCTCGGTGTCGCACCACGTGGAGGAACCACACCCGGGGCCGGGGGATGGCCGCCGTTGGTCGCTGGATAAAgccggagaggaggagagggccgCCATTGCCGCGGCGATCGAGAATGCTGGGaagctggaggaggaagagaggagggcggCCCAGTTCAAGAAAGAGGCCACGCCGGTGGTTACCACGGGCAACGGAGAGGTCAAGAAGCAAAAGTGGGGTATTTTCTCTCACGGGCGGAGCGAATCAGCAGGCAAGGCGACAACCCTGAGCAAGGGCGACGCTGCTTCAGCCCCTTCGGAAGGGAAGCATAAAGGGTGGTTTGGCTCGAAGGACTCCCAGGCCAAacccaggtgagtgtgtgctgaatTGCATATTACACTTTTGTGTATTATATGAAAATCAGGGTATGGCTGTTATTGCTTTCTACAGGCCAAAAatcatctatttttttttttacctgacttCTAACCATCAACATCAAGTGTGGCAATACATTTCATGGTCACAAACATTACTATATTGGTAACATTACTAATAACACTATTACTTTCACTCAGGTACAGTTGTAACTATAGTTATGACTAACTGAGTAAGTTTTGCTATGAGGGTTAacatccttttttctttttttttgcacgaGTGCTGTGCACGAAACCTTAAggttttaagtgttataggcctTTAGACTGGTGATTACCATGTTTTCTCTCATGAAAGATGGTCATTGCATATCAGAAACATTTTCCTATTTTGACCAACAAACCCAGATTTCCTAACTCCATGGTCCATTGTCATCGCCTGGTAAAGGTTAGAGACCTCATTGCTGGCTCCTTTCCATATTTGGTCATATTTGCATTTTAGGACTATATAAGCCATAGCAATTCTCCATCTGTATAGAAATGTTTTTTGCATAATTGAAGCCACCTCTCTCTGAGACTCCTACAGTGTAGATAGGTGTTTTATTATAGTGGTTGAAGTTGCATTATTGTGTGAAGCATAGTTGCACTAGATGAAAGCCTTTTTATGATTAGCTTTAGCATGCTAACTGCTCAAGCATGATACCCCTCTGaattgggttagggttagctttagcttgctagctgctCTGTGAGGAATTAGCCTATTAGCATTGAGCCCTGACTCCTTGTTGTGGGTCCTCGGCTGGTATGCTAGCGTACTCTGAGCTCTGGATCTGGTTACAGCAGATCTGCACTGCAGAGAGGCGTTGCCCTGGAGACCTGAAATACTGTTTGTAAAGTCTTGCCATCCATGCTTTCTCTTTCCACATtcacattctgtctgtctctctctctctctctctctctctctctctctctcttttcactgcCTCTGGCTTggcttctctcagtctctctctctctcttccttcttcgcCCTCCTTGTGAGTGGCTCTTCTGATAATGCCTCATGTTCACTGTATCATTTTTCACAGGAACTCCGCATCAGTATAATAGGGTTTTCTCAGGGTGAACTTGCAGAcacaaatagtgtgtgtgtgtgtgtgtgtgtgtgtgtcttgggcaATCCCATGTTACATAACCCAACACTTAACCATGTGCTGCTCTAATAGACAGCTGTTTTGCTCTGATGTGTGTTGTCTTTGGTTGACATGACTAATTCAGATAGATGAACGCTTTGTCATTCTTATCGTTGTAGGTGTGTATGCTGTTCATTGTGTGATAAAGACTCTATTAATGGTTTATGGGGAAATCaccttgtgtgtttgcgtatgtggGCACGCACGACTTAAAAAAAAGCCTGTAGGTGTGGTTGGGTGTGGGTGTCATCACCTTTGAGAAGGACTTAGGGGAATTTTAAAAATAGATGCCAAGAGATGTCACACTCTCTGCTTCGTCACTCTGGTGTTAATCACATGGACGCACACATCAGTGAGATCTCATGTGCTGGTATTTGAGTATTGGTGCCCTagcctctgtcctctctgtgtgtgtgtatgtgtgtgtgtgtgtgtttgcgtgtgtctgctCAATTAGTGTCCTTGTGCTATTTCTTTGTGTGCTGTTTAACACAGCAATAGtagaaatgtaaaatgattaaGTCTGCATGTCTTCTATGACAACATGTTCTTTTGATTAAGCCCATATTGTACATTTCTTTAACACCTGTACATTTTATGATGCCATATTGACATTGAATTATATATCTGTGCTGACAGAACATTGGTTTGTGGACATGTGGATATGACCGTTAGACGGTAGCTAGATTGATCTCTTTCTTAGTGTACCAGGGGATTTCCAGTCTATTTACTATAAACTGGGCGAGTTTTTGCTGAAAAGAAGTTCCTTGTGTTCAACGTATGTTTGatgaacaaaactttgaaaCACTTGGCTGTAGCCAAACAGTCAATAGAtaaaagttttttgttttatatcAGATCTCTTTGGATCTACAGAAACTGCCATAATAACTTTAACACGTGCTTGAGCATATTTGagtgttgctgttgtgtttaAAGATCCACAATGCATAATAGCGTATAGAGTATTGTTTATAAAATCCTCTCTGGCATAGCACTTTGCCTGGACCAGTGACTTTCTATGTAGTTTACATGCTAAGCATCAAAGATGAAATTTTTCTCACAACATACAAGCATGCGAGTTTAATCAGGAAATGTGACAGGATGTCGTCTTCTCATTGTGTTTTGTTGAACTCAAAGTGTGAATGGCCACTTCCTTTAGAGCACCCTAACCTAGCACAATTATTAATATATAATAAGTGATTGAGGAATGGCAACATTAAGTATACTAATGCTTATATTGACTTCACTGGTTAAGCTAATGTTTATTTAGCATACCTAACTGAATTTAATTAATATGATTCCAACATGTATTAGTTCATCAGGGGCTCTTTAGAGATTTGCAACCAACACAATTGTATTCATAATTTGTCAAATGGACCATCAATTATAGATCTCTCATTAATGTCCCGTTAAGAAACTACTCTCATTTGGTAATGGAAATGTCATAGACATTACTGTTAGCAAGACACCAGCCTTGATAAGAGTGATAGGTAAGCCATCCAGTTGTCTGACACTGTTGGGAAAAGTCTACCTGTTTTCATGAAAAGTGACGACAGTCTTTCACAGTAGTCTCATTGTGgcgtttattttgaaaaatagtACTTGTCTTTTGTCAAGTTCCATGAATGTAATTGATGTATAGTCTAAACATAGTCAACAGTAAATGAGGCTGAATTTAAATCACGGGCTCACATTTTGAGAAAAGGTGTTCTGCAGTGGAGTCTTTACAGGAAGAGTGGTTATACTGGCACAAATAACCTTTTCCATAGAAGAAACccctggctgtttttttttgtaactgaaaAGTTGTATACAACTAGATTAGCTAAAGAGCCCCTCATCAGGATGTCCTAtattgcattgttttttttcctgtgagTCTAGTCTAGTTGTTTTGGTTTTATCTGGGTGGAGTCTTTAACATCTgggactatatgtgtgtgtgttcctttccaGCTGTTTGGTGTCTCAGGGTGATCCTGGCTCCGACACAACCCCCGACCCATCTTTCAGCCCTACCGAACTTTCTCAGCTCGCACCGCTTTGTCACACTAaccccttcacctctcctccacctctctcctccaccaatCCTTTCCTTTCCCTCCTCCAGCAAAATCCTTTCTTTCAAGAGATATACGTTGATACGGCACTAACTCCTAACATTCCTGCTTTGACCTGTTTCTCCAGCTCTGCACCTTCCGTCTTGCTTTCTGGCTCCTCCCATCACCAAGAGTGTCCAATCACAGAAGAGACCCTGCCAGGTGGTGCTCAGGGAAAGACTCTACCTCAAGTGACTGTTGTATCAAAAGGAGTGCACTTTAACCCTTTCATTCCTGACGCCAATAAAGCTCAGCAATGGAAGTCTGGGGACAAACCTCAGGTGTCCATGTGTCCTGAGCCCTCAATACACACAAACTTCCAAATACAGAAAAACATCGAAAAGGACACTAATACTGCTGCTCTGACTAACACTAGTACTGTTAACACTCAGGACCATTTACAGCTAAGCCCTAATGTATCACAGACCCCTTTACCTAAGAATTTCAATATGGAGTTAAGTGATGTGCACAAATTAGCCTGCCTTTGTCCAGGGTTATTACAGGACCAGATGGACATACTGACGCGTCCAGAAACATGCCTGAATGAAACCTCCCTCAGCCAAATGCCTCTTGGCAATGTCTCAAACTCACAGCTGGCTGGCTCTACCACCTCTTGGCTAAGACTACCAGACATGTCTGTGGAAATGGCTGGAACTCTTGAAGGATTTGCCCACAAGTCTAGAGAAATGGAGTCGGCCATTTTGCCTCTTGGGATTGATTTAAATACAACAGAGGCTGCCCTTGGAACGGTTATCTCTCTGAGTCCTAGAGCAGAGGTCAAAGAGATGATGCTCACTCCCTCCAGGGAGCTGAGGGTATCCGCCTACAGGGAGCTGAAGGGATCTGCCTCCAGCGAGATGAGCTCAGATGACACACTGGAGCCCTCCACCATCATGTCTGACTCTTCAGGGCAGGAGTTAGACCACCCGGCGGCCAGTGACCCTTTGCCAACCTGTCTGAAGAGCTCACATCAGGAAGCCAAAGGAGAGCAGGAtgaagagaaggacagaacaGAGGCAGGTGATGTAGAAATGAAAGAATGGGTCCGTGGACCTGCTGTGGAGGAGGCTGCTCTAGTATTCGTGAATCACTCCGATAGCACATCAAAGCAGATAATCAGCtccagggtagagagggagcGTGAGGATTTTGGCTGGGAGAATGTGGGCCCATTTGTGGGGAATTCTGTACAGGCATTGAACAGAACAGGCCCTGAAAGTGTGTCCACAGACAAGCATATTATGGATCATTCCCTCGAGGCAGAGAGCCCTTTTTCCGGATCGCTTATCTGCATCACGGCCTCCTCGCCTGGCGAGGGTCTTATCTCTTCAGAGTCACACTTCACCGGTGATTCAGCTGTACTGAAAGGTAGTGAGCTGTCATCCAGTCCCATGAGCGCTTTACAGGCCATGTCCCCAGTGGACAAGCATTTACCTACCAGCGTTGGTACGGACGAGCTAGAGACACTACATCATAAGGTCTTGGAGAGTCCCATCAGCTTTCTGCCCTCTGTAAGCCTTAGCTCAAATGTCAATGCTAACAGCAGTGTTGGCCCTTTTGATAGCATTGATTCAGATGCTTATGTTAGCCCCCTTGTTAGCATAGGCTCTGATGATAGCCATTGTGCTACTAGTAATCCCTTTTTCAGCCTAAACTCTGGCAGTGTCTGTGCTTCTAGCCACAATAGTAATTTTAGCCCCAATAAAGATCTGCTGCTTGCACCTCAGTCAACTCAGTTTCTCGGCAGCCTCCTATATGAAAGTGCTGAGTCTGAATGTTACCACACCTGCAGTTCTCCTCCGCGTCATCTATCTCTTTGTTCCCAGCGCTCACTGCCATTTATAACAGCAAAGGACCCCATGGAACAGCTAATAGCATCTTATGATCTCGCTGTGAAAACCCAGCCCTTACAAGACCCCCGTCAACAACCCATGCAGATACATGACCTCCTCAGAGATGATGGTGTTTCCCAATTCAACCTTTCACCACGGTCTTCTCTAACCAGGAATCAAATGAACTCAACAGTGCCAACAGATGTgacttctcatctctctctgccaacaAATTCCATTCCTCAAGACGCCATTCCAAATCAAAATTCCTCACTAATGATACAGAAGGATGATTTTATGGAGAACATTGTGGCAAAAGAAGACCTCTTAGGAGACATTATCTGGACAAGCAGTCTAAAAGAGAAAGATGTGTCCGAACAGTGGCCTTCCCAACAACCTATGCTAGCATGTGATCGAACTGCTGAACCCTTGCCAAATTATGAATTCACAGACGGAGTTGTGCCAAATTCTGACCTGACCCAGAGAGACATGCCAAAGTCTGTCCTATTACAAGAGGTGCCAGCAACCAAAGATACTGAGATGAATCCTTTAGTTGATGGTAGAGTTGACATGCTTCCAAAAGATTCAGTCTCTGAATCTCCTTTTACAAGGGAAAGTGAAGTTCGGGACTTGAGTGCATTTCCAGTTGATTGGGCCAATTTTGAAAACTTGGCAGTAGTGGGAAGCACAGGGGAAAACAAGGAAATGTCTGAAGCAGGGGCCGCCATCTTAAATGAGGGTTGGGCTTCTGCTTCGACTTGGTTGACCGCAGCGGCCTCTGAGGATCAAAATGACCTTAGCACCCTCCCATGGCTCGAAGTGGAAGACGATACTGGCCAATCACAGCCTGACcttagtgtgggtgtgtctgatgGAACCCCACCCTCTTCATCCATATCTCAAGATTTGGTCATCACACACTTACAGCCTCTTTCccctcaaacagacacacacccttgtcTCGAAAGTAGTCAGGAGCAACCTGCTGTCATGGGAAGCACTGGGAAACCTTTACAGAGGTTTACTGAGGTCATGGGTGCCTCTAATGGTGACTGCTTCCATTCAGTAGCATCTGTCTTTGATAGCTGTCAGTCAAAGCCAAAGCCAAAACATGGAAATGACCTCAAACTGACCTTCACACCTGATCTGCAGTCTCCTTTGCCCCTTGCTTCTTCTACACCTGCTGCAGACTGCTCTCCCTTGTCTTTTTCTGCTATCCCCCCTGCTCTGGTGACATCATATGGTGCCACCCCCTTGTCCATTGCCAGAGATATGATTGGTGCACCGCAGGCAGTCTTTTCCCAGGAGAATCATCAGGCATCCAATCAGATCGCCAGGTGAGGCTGCATGGTAGTGTGTAGAGGTGTGATGAGACAGCAGGTTTTTGTGGACTGCCACTGTGGTGAAAGCTTTCACACGTGCACTTTTCCTTGAGCTCTGTGAAAGCTTTTGGACTGCAAAGCCACCTCCTTCCCCTTTGCCACTGTCATGGTGATCCTCTGTGACACTGAATAGGTCTGTACTCTGATTGGCTCTTGTAACATCTGGGAGCACTGTGGGTGATATTTCTTGGAGAGGTTGATGTTATGGGTGCATGTGGTTTTTCAAAAGGATTCTATAATGCTTTGGCTTGGTGGGTGAGGCTGTTTCGTTCTGCTGAATGCACTCTTTTCTCTAAGTGTGTTCTGGTGTGAGTCTGGGATCCTTTATTTCTGCTCAGTATTCATTTCTGTCCCCCTCCATTCTGCTTCTGGAAAGTCCCTCTTGACCTtcactcactttcacactctttctcacacacacacacacacacagacgcagacgcagacgcacacacagtgacatatacactcacgcatatatacatacctgtgtgtgtgtgcgagtgcacacccactactacacacacctctcttctaTGTGTTGGTGACTGGAGGGGAACAGGAGGCTCGGCCCAATTAGCAGGTGGAATCAGGACTGAAGGGATAATTATTAcccccctcctttccctctcctggGTCTCACGCCAACTGGGCCCCCCAATACACAGCAGCCACGGGCTCCataggggggtgtgtgtgtgtgtgtgtgtgtgtgtgtgtgtctgtgtgtgtgtctgtgtgtgtgtgtgtgtgtgtgtcaaaggtaGGTGAGAAAATGTGCATATTTGTTGTGCTTGTTTTTTAGGATTACACAACGTAGTAGCCTACACACCGTGTTATAATAATCCTAAGGGAGCAGATAAGGAATGGATTGTGGTGATCAATACTTACTCTTtgttcatttctctttctctcccccccccccccccccacacacacatatacacacaccctcttcacctcacacacccctaTCATTCTCCCTTTATGTCTGCCTGTCCGTCCgtctctctttatccctgtgCTAGTCCGCACCCTGTGAAGCCACTAACCccaccaggagaggagaggaagccgGAAAGTCGCTCGGTGCTTGAGAAGCTCAAATCCTCCATTCATCCAGGTCGCAGTCAGGACACTGACAAGAAGGTATTCTCCCACAGAAGGCCACTGAAGGTCACAAGTCTATCCTGTTCCTTAATTAATCAGAGCCTAACTAGACTCCGTTTGGaatttctgtctcttttgtctgtcttgcttttttttttatacatattttTAAAAAGGTAGATGATTTTGAAACATGCTAATTTTTGATATACCGTTGACATTCTTCAGACAAGGTCTGTCAGTTTCAGTCTCGTttacccctctctgtcttcccattGGTCATCTAGAATCTGGTAGAGGGGGGCGGCTCGTACTATCACCTGAACCACAGTGAGCTGGTTTCACTGCTGCTTCAACGGGAGGGGGACCTGCAGCGAGAGCGGGCCGAGTTCGAACATCGGGGGGTGTTGCTGGAGAAGCGAGAGACGGAGATCCGTAAGACCAAGCTGGTGATTCGTGACCTGGAGGACTACATCGACAGGCTGCTCGTGCGCATCTTGGACGAGAAACCCACGCTGCTTCAGGTGCGCACCAAACTCAAATGATAGGAGGCggtgaaagaagaagaagaagaaagaaaaatcacCCCTTCCAAACAAAGAAAAGTGAACTCTTGCCTCAACATCTGCCTGATGAAGTGTTCATGAAGCTCCCGCGAAACCCTCTCCAGACCCTTGGGTGAATAGCATTTGCTGCACTGCTTTCAGAAGTTGGCGCATTTGCATAGAGCTCAACCCCCTCAACGTTCgctcacacccccacacatctGTGAGGGTACTGAGTTGGCATGCTTGTGTATACCCCAAGAACACATACGTACTCACCTGCATTCGCTGACAGGGGGGTTGTGGTGGGTACTCAGGTAACACgagatgtatgtgtgagtggagagggtaTTGGGGGTGGGACGTGTGTACCCGCCCCTTTCTGCACTCTGATTGGGGCAACTGTGTCTCAGCTAGACTTTGATTGGAGCATCTCAGCCCCTCCCTCCACTCTGATTGGACTGCCTAAATCTCCACGGGGCCTCGCCCACAGCTGTAAACCAAATCCAGGGccactcacacacgtgcactctctcaaaacacacacatgccccgaACACAAACCACgcgattggggggggggggggggagggagtgtTCTCTGAcgtcttaaaaaaaatattatttttcatttttttttttttttttttaaagctgtcaTGTTGCCAAGGCACGTGTCATTACAAATGCTTTGCTCTGCTGCTCGGACACCACTGACCCTGAACTGAGTACAGATGAGGGTGTTGTGAGAAAAATCTGTACTGAGTACAGCATAGAGAAAAGAGgacaggatgagtgtgtgattaggatggtgtgtgtgtgtgtgtgtgtgtgtgtgtgtgtgtgtgtgtgtgtgtgtgtgtgtgtgtgtgtgtgtgtgtgtgtgtgtgtgtgtgtgtgtgtgtgagcgagagaatgaATGCATATGAGTAAGACTGCATTCATTGATTGCTGCTCCTCCATGCTTTAAGCAGAGGAAGAATCTAACCTGCTGGCACTTAAAGCCCCACTCCCGCTCCCTCTGCATCCAGTtccacttcctcttcttctctctctctctctctctctcctcctttctttccacGCTTTTTTTGGGCTGATTGGACTCCCAGCTACAGCGCCCTCTGCTGTCCGTCTGCTTGTCTGTCACCCCCCAGCCAGCACTCTGACTCTGGGCCTGCTCTGGGCCGGATCCGGCGGCACCAGCGGCAGGGCTGGATCTCTTCCAGAGTGGGTCGCTGTGGGATCACGCCTCTGTAAAGACAAAGCCAATTGCTGCCTTACTGTACTTGTACCGTCTGTTTCTCAGTCCACCACTCGGATCAGCACCTCACGGCAGATACTGCGAGTCAGCTGAATTTGGGATGAGGCTCGTAGACCCCAAAGCCTGTCCCATGACTGTTAAagattaacaaacacacatctgtggggagctgggggagagaaagagaaaaaagatacAGCcttagaagaaagagaggaaggaaactATCACAAACTAAGAGGGGGATGACAGAGAAATACCAAATAAATGCTTTATTATTAAAGAAAGACTTAAGTCGATTTACATGCCTAGTGAGGTGTGGGGACTAGTAGTCATTCACCTTGAGATGATTCTTAAATGCAGTCACTGTTGCAGTATACAGATGatactgtgttttattttaaaagtaCTCCATGCTTCTCTTAATGCTAGTCTGATGTTAGCTCATAGAGCTGTGTGGTAGAGGTCTGCTGTATTGTCCCGCCTCACTGCACTGACAAGCAGGCTCAGGCCAGGAACTGATTTGACGGCTAACCGAGGTTTACTGTGGTCAGCCAATCAGTGACAAGCTGGTCTTCCCAAGACATTAATGAACAACAGTCATCTCGAGAGAGCCCCTTCCTTAAGTTATGTCATTAAGGTACTCTCGGTTGTGATACGTGGGGCCTGGTCAAAAAGCTATGAAGTCAAGTCATCACGGTGTAGTCATTAGCGGTGTAGTAGTGTCTCACTGGCCACCTGCTCTGTGGCGATACTCGTGAACACGCCTTTGCCGATGGGCCAAATGCTCAGTAAGCACCTACTTCCTATTTGCACAGGTCGATCACTCCGCTAGAAGATTCAGTCTTATGCATCTCCGTAATCATTTAATATATATTACATGTGACCTAGCactaataaaagtaataaataaatgaatactgtCTTCCCTTTTAAAGGTTTCTAGTTTCACTGATTGTATTGGTTATCTGATTGTAGTGTGTAGCCCATTGATTGTTCAGGTTTAAGATGGAAAAGTTTACAGCTTTTAAAATAGTTCAGTCACATCAGATTTAATAGGTTAAATAAATGCACTTctgatttagtttgtttttcgCTCACTATGTgttgaacatttttcttttgGTCTTGGTATTTTAAGGAGTTGAGAGAGTGTGCAAGAGCTCCTGATCATTACATTTATTAAActtaattaaatatattttgggGATTGTTTTCTGatttttgttctgttgttttgcacatattgtCTATGGGTTGCGGAGATATTGCTTATTTTGACATTAATAAATACCaatgggaaagagagtgagttttttttgttctgcaGGTGCCGATTTAAAGTAAAATGAAGCTAATATTCATTTTACAAGTAAATATGCAAAGAGGAGTGTAGTTGTGTTCAGTACGAAAgtacagtggcttgcaaaagtattcaacccacCAGAAAGCCATCATTTATTTCAAAAGATATTTACAGATATTGTGAACACTTATGCTGTAGTATATTTCTGAAGGCTAAATTActtattattagtagtaataaataaattaaaaactaaaatattcaaTATACAAAGAATCTGTAGTGGTGTGATGCAACTTCCACTTTCTTCATATTGATCTAACGGTggtcaaaacatcaaaacacttACATAtgttatatttacatatatgaGTTTTTTCCTCACTTAACCATTTGAATCACATAACCTCTTTAGTCTTCATTTCCTGTTATTTCACAACCTGGCTGATGACCCTAGACAGAGTGTTTTTTTATAGCCACTTGTGGTAATACCTAATTATGATGATAGGATATGGACAAATAAATGGCATCTCTGAATCATTTGCCAATAATTGGTCATCTGCCTTATCCTGGAACTCAACAGCACAGGACTTTGAATATGTTTGCAAGAAGTCATTCTTGTTCCTAATGTtggcaaacaaataaaatgagtGCCTTTGGAAATATAATAGAGCATAAATGTCTACAATaaaaatactgattgggaaattatgtgtaagtatcttttgtaagTGTGCAgatggtgatgactttcagtgggttgaatacttttgcaagcaaCTGTATGTTTTGATGTTCTAATTGTCCAGGTTCCCACCTGGGGATGAAAATGTACAGTACGGAACAAGGTTCCATCTCTGACGCTGTCTGAATGTTTTAGGCGAGTTGAGTGTTTCTGACGATGAGCACATTTTCTTTCGAAATTGCGAAAGGTTAAAGGCTTCTGGGTAATCAGTGTTTTACACGGTGTGTGGTTAATGATGCAGTTCTTTTTGTATAAAAtcagaacaaacaaaagcaagGTTTCCAGTAGTACATGGTCGTGTACATCGGTATATATTTAAAAGCCATTCTTCAAGCTAAAAAACGTATTGCCAAACCTAGCTCTCCTATACCCCTATACCTCTTCTGTTCTATCATTTCTCCCATGTTGCTCCTCATaaccttcctcttttctctggtATCTCTCTTGCATTCTCTGGTCTTCTTACCTCTTTAGGCCCGTTGACTAGTTCACTCTCTcggatgtctgtgtgtacacatgaaCAATATAAGGTAGAGAGAAACGAGAACGGTGGAAGGACATACTGTGACTTGTTGGATGTAGCTCATATCTGCCTTTCTAGTAGAATGTATAGCTCTTTTGGTTGTGCAGTATACTCCTATCTTACTGGAGGCCGAACGGgtctaacagtgtgtgtgtgcacacatgccacacacacacacagacacacacacagatacctatacagacaaacacaaaatgagTCTACTCACTGACAGGTCATTTTGACAGATGTGTcaactttgtttttgtgtgtcgaTGATCTGAGCACTTAGTCTGCTATGTACTcacatttaataaaataaatgactAAAAATGATTTTCTATAGGCCTTTCCCCTTTTTGCTTTGCTAGGATGTATTGTAGAAATAGTTTGAAATGTTTTCACAATGGCACAGTTTTTTAAATTGTCTTGATTCTCTGTGATCAAAACAGCCTAAAGTTTGAAACTAGAGCAAATCAAAAAGGAAAACTGTATGTGTGATGCGATACACTTAGAGTAAAATGACAGTAGAGTCCACATACATTTTTATCTCAAATGGAATCTTCATCAACTTTATCATTACCAAATAGGTTCCTTGTTAATTCACACCCAAATATCCTAATTGAGATAGAAATGTCGATTTGGTTAAATAAAGTGAATAACTCTACCCTCATTTCACTGTGGTCAATCTAAAACCTGCACTTTTGAAgtaatgtgtgtctgaataGCCACCTCCATACTCAATTTCAGGAGTGTATCAGGCTTGGGTCTTTTatctggttggtgtgtgtgtttgctcacttCATTACTGTTTCAGATgcctattgtttttttttttt
Above is a window of Clupea harengus chromosome 14, Ch_v2.0.2, whole genome shotgun sequence DNA encoding:
- the rab11fip5a gene encoding uncharacterized protein rab11fip5a isoform X1; this translates as MSSAITDDEQQRWVPTHVQVTVLRARGLRAKGKHGTNDAYVIIQVGKEKYSTCVTEKTTSPEWGEECTFELQTGVLESGGRDVCAPGSCDLTLTAMHRALIGLDVFLGQAVIPLDKAFQDRISMRKEWHCLHSKTGKKEKERGEVQVTVQFTRHNLTASMYDLSMKDKPHSAFGKLKERIRGKMNLGDEDSASAIIPGGYGALSRMRGRLPSDGGGEEFYEDDEGGEARRSKMRNFFLRGKLRKSSDTRSTTSLGSESSESSSRGGSLSPTAGISVVVSDLSNSPSNSSNLTADNSPEHTLALSPLVSPHKHIYDDDVCEISILVPQSFTYESPVPETISPAPPSTTVANGHAVKHAQSPHNLKQEPQPSGDSTKPKALSLAPGPALGSMQKTSPMSLSLQNLSVSHHVEEPHPGPGDGRRWSLDKAGEEERAAIAAAIENAGKLEEEERRAAQFKKEATPVVTTGNGEVKKQKWGIFSHGRSESAGKATTLSKGDAASAPSEGKHKGWFGSKDSQAKPSSAPSVLLSGSSHHQECPITEETLPGGAQGKTLPQVTVVSKGVHFNPFIPDANKAQQWKSGDKPQVSMCPEPSIHTNFQIQKNIEKDTNTAALTNTSTVNTQDHLQLSPNVSQTPLPKNFNMELSDVHKLACLCPGLLQDQMDILTRPETCLNETSLSQMPLGNVSNSQLAGSTTSWLRLPDMSVEMAGTLEGFAHKSREMESAILPLGIDLNTTEAALGTVISLSPRAEVKEMMLTPSRELRVSAYRELKGSASSEMSSDDTLEPSTIMSDSSGQELDHPAASDPLPTCLKSSHQEAKGEQDEEKDRTEAGDVEMKEWVRGPAVEEAALVFVNHSDSTSKQIISSRVEREREDFGWENVGPFVGNSVQALNRTGPESVSTDKHIMDHSLEAESPFSGSLICITASSPGEGLISSESHFTGDSAVLKGSELSSSPMSALQAMSPVDKHLPTSVGTDELETLHHKVLESPISFLPSVSLSSNVNANSSVGPFDSIDSDAYVSPLVSIGSDDSHCATSNPFFSLNSGSVCASSHNSNFSPNKDLLLAPQSTQFLGSLLYESAESECYHTCSSPPRHLSLCSQRSLPFITAKDPMEQLIASYDLAVKTQPLQDPRQQPMQIHDLLRDDGVSQFNLSPRSSLTRNQMNSTVPTDVTSHLSLPTNSIPQDAIPNQNSSLMIQKDDFMENIVAKEDLLGDIIWTSSLKEKDVSEQWPSQQPMLACDRTAEPLPNYEFTDGVVPNSDLTQRDMPKSVLLQEVPATKDTEMNPLVDGRVDMLPKDSVSESPFTRESEVRDLSAFPVDWANFENLAVVGSTGENKEMSEAGAAILNEGWASASTWLTAAASEDQNDLSTLPWLEVEDDTGQSQPDLSVGVSDGTPPSSSISQDLVITHLQPLSPQTDTHPCLESSQEQPAVMGSTGKPLQRFTEVMGASNGDCFHSVASVFDSCQSKPKPKHGNDLKLTFTPDLQSPLPLASSTPAADCSPLSFSAIPPALVTSYGATPLSIARDMIGAPQAVFSQENHQASNQIASPHPVKPLTPPGEERKPESRSVLEKLKSSIHPGRSQDTDKKNLVEGGGSYYHLNHSELVSLLLQREGDLQRERAEFEHRGVLLEKRETEIRKTKLVIRDLEDYIDRLLVRILDEKPTLLQVRTKLK